A single window of Sphingobacterium sp. ML3W DNA harbors:
- a CDS encoding response regulator yields the protein MDKIQLHDYDCNLLDIGLPDANGLSVLEALKPQGKQEGVIIISAKNALDDKINGLQIGANDYLTKPFHLSELTARIYSIIRHKKISNANTIKQNENLLLITKIDNSQFDNTQHFHFDNLVLQSVETLQEHMEQKRY from the coding sequence TTGGATAAAATCCAATTGCACGACTATGACTGCAATTTACTAGATATCGGATTACCTGACGCCAATGGTTTAAGTGTCTTAGAAGCTCTTAAACCACAGGGAAAGCAAGAAGGAGTCATCATCATATCGGCTAAAAACGCCTTGGACGATAAAATAAATGGGCTTCAAATCGGAGCTAATGATTATTTAACCAAACCTTTCCATCTTTCCGAATTAACGGCACGTATCTATTCAATAATCCGTCACAAAAAAATTAGCAATGCCAATACAATCAAACAAAATGAAAATCTTCTTTTGATTACCAAGATTGATAATAGCCAATTTGACAATACCCAACATTTTCATTTTGACAATCTCGTACTACAGAGTGTAGAAACGTTACAAGAACATATGGAGCAAAAAAGATATTAG
- a CDS encoding alpha/beta fold hydrolase, translating to MVNPESGFYEITDPKGNTHDIFRTLYYPALEEAKATVLLLHGMQEHSGRYDDFARYLSTKGYIVMTYDHLGHGRSVKSKSFLGFIQTENPGQRLVDDAIEMAHLVAQMYPNLPHFIIGHSMGSFITRCVLQEIGELFLGVVLIGTGTMNSATLIGEKLLSLLNKVLPQRKFTLFNKTFSIVNNRKFKDEPNQQNTNWLSLAKDNRDHFLADDLCGIPFSNNAFYATAYVANRGSGPNWTKGIPTNIPFLLESGEQDPIGNFGKGVIQTVKDLTDHGNLDVQYHLYPKMRHELLNESIKAQVYQEIEQWLSKKL from the coding sequence ATGGTAAATCCAGAATCAGGTTTCTATGAGATCACAGACCCAAAAGGTAATACACATGATATATTCAGAACGCTATATTATCCAGCTTTAGAAGAAGCAAAAGCAACTGTTTTGCTCTTACATGGTATGCAGGAACATAGCGGTCGTTATGATGATTTTGCAAGATACCTTTCAACTAAAGGATATATCGTTATGACCTACGATCATCTTGGTCATGGGCGTTCAGTTAAGAGTAAGTCTTTCCTTGGCTTTATCCAAACCGAAAACCCAGGACAGCGCTTGGTTGATGATGCCATAGAGATGGCTCACCTCGTCGCGCAAATGTACCCTAATCTACCCCATTTTATCATCGGGCATTCAATGGGCTCCTTCATTACCCGTTGTGTGTTACAGGAAATAGGTGAATTATTTCTTGGCGTGGTACTTATAGGAACAGGTACAATGAATAGTGCCACCCTTATAGGCGAAAAACTACTTTCATTGTTAAATAAAGTATTGCCCCAAAGGAAGTTTACATTGTTCAACAAAACATTCTCTATAGTTAATAACCGAAAATTCAAGGACGAACCTAATCAACAAAACACCAATTGGTTGAGCCTTGCCAAAGACAATCGTGATCATTTTCTAGCAGATGACCTCTGCGGCATTCCCTTTTCTAATAATGCTTTTTATGCTACTGCCTATGTTGCCAACCGCGGCAGCGGTCCCAATTGGACCAAAGGAATTCCCACCAATATCCCATTTCTATTGGAAAGCGGAGAGCAAGATCCCATTGGCAATTTTGGCAAAGGTGTAATACAAACAGTAAAGGACCTCACTGACCATGGCAATTTAGATGTGCAGTACCATCTTTACCCCAAAATGCGGCATGAGCTGCTCAACGAGTCCATAAAGGCCCAGGTTTATCAAGAAATCGAGCAATGGTTATCCAAAAAGCTTTAA
- the ligD gene encoding DNA ligase D: protein MDNLKAYRDKRDFKKTREPHGAKSKHKTERLRFVVQRHHASHLHYDFRLELDGVLKSWAVPKGPSLNPTDKRLAVQVEDHPIDYASFEGSIPKGHYGAGQVYIFDAGYYDFLEDANTSEFSTKLEKGSIKFVLHGHVLKGEFALVRMQDGKNKNWLLIKHRDKYALDGPFDIEDFVDDKIKKISRAIETDGEHINRRRDKRDKKKLVEHAGTEKQDLMKVKLIEKVPQEQGWVFERKYDGYRIVATRDKSNIEVMSRNGINMSPLFPSLVTCLQQAVVQRFQLDGELILEDVRGKSFFQSLQKGEPFRGGLTLKYIAFDLLELDGNDLTGFPLIERRALLELFLKKNKFSMVLPAEILDGKPNELLAYAEEKGWEGVVGKLTSSSYQRGRRSGDWVKIKVRKNLEALVCGFSKPSGSRAYFGALILGYYEEGRLIYLGNCGTGFTDADLKEIYELVEKFKVNDKPFAPTIMVAKEKEVSWLDPQLVVSVSYNDWTQDRRLRHAVFKGIRTDKTRDNINFEEIRATLPPERIQEEMIIDGNLVQLSNLNKIYWPDEGYTKGQMLTYYDEFADYMLPFLHDKPISLNRFPNGIASKSFFQKDVLPKNLPSWLETSIIFSESSNRDVHYLICNNRESLLYIANLGSIEINPWLSTYQKPEMPTFAVLDLDPNGMDFQEVIRVALTVSELLRQIKVEGYVKTSGSTGLHIYFYLQEYYNYEVARNFVEWLATSVHQQHPQTTSMERNVNKRKGLIYLDFMQNRRGQTVAAPYAIRPKKGATISTPLDWEEVNAKLTIAHYDIRSVPIRLRNMIDPWQSIWNNPIDLKSVLAAL, encoded by the coding sequence ATGGATAATTTAAAAGCATATCGGGATAAACGTGATTTTAAGAAAACTAGGGAGCCGCATGGAGCAAAAAGCAAACATAAAACAGAACGATTACGTTTTGTGGTTCAGCGGCATCATGCAAGTCATCTGCATTATGATTTCCGCTTAGAGTTGGATGGGGTTTTAAAAAGTTGGGCTGTGCCTAAAGGACCTTCGCTAAATCCCACTGATAAACGATTGGCAGTGCAAGTGGAGGATCACCCGATTGATTATGCTTCTTTTGAGGGTAGTATTCCGAAAGGTCATTATGGTGCTGGACAGGTATACATTTTTGATGCGGGGTATTATGATTTTTTGGAGGATGCTAATACAAGTGAGTTTAGCACAAAATTAGAAAAAGGGTCTATTAAATTCGTATTACACGGACATGTTTTAAAAGGTGAATTTGCATTGGTTAGAATGCAAGATGGTAAGAATAAAAACTGGCTATTAATTAAGCATCGGGACAAGTATGCTTTGGATGGACCATTTGATATTGAAGATTTTGTAGATGATAAAATCAAGAAAATCAGTCGGGCTATTGAAACTGATGGTGAACATATAAATAGAAGGCGGGATAAAAGAGATAAGAAAAAATTGGTTGAACATGCAGGGACTGAAAAACAAGATTTAATGAAGGTCAAACTAATTGAAAAAGTGCCGCAGGAGCAGGGTTGGGTGTTTGAGAGGAAATATGATGGTTATCGCATAGTCGCCACTAGAGATAAGAGTAATATTGAGGTTATGTCTCGTAATGGCATTAATATGAGTCCTTTATTTCCCAGCTTAGTCACCTGCTTGCAGCAGGCTGTAGTGCAGCGTTTCCAATTGGATGGGGAATTGATATTGGAAGATGTAAGAGGTAAGTCATTCTTTCAGTCTTTACAGAAAGGGGAGCCTTTTAGGGGAGGATTAACCTTAAAATATATTGCTTTTGATTTATTGGAGCTGGATGGGAATGACCTAACAGGTTTTCCTCTAATAGAGAGGAGAGCGCTTTTAGAACTGTTTTTAAAAAAGAATAAGTTTTCGATGGTCCTTCCTGCGGAGATACTTGACGGTAAACCAAATGAGTTATTGGCCTATGCTGAGGAAAAGGGTTGGGAAGGTGTTGTCGGTAAATTGACAAGCAGTAGTTATCAGAGAGGTAGACGGTCCGGAGACTGGGTAAAAATCAAGGTAAGAAAAAATTTGGAGGCTTTGGTTTGTGGTTTCTCCAAGCCTTCGGGTAGCCGTGCTTATTTCGGTGCGCTGATTCTTGGCTATTACGAAGAGGGACGTTTAATCTATTTGGGTAATTGCGGTACAGGTTTTACGGATGCCGATTTAAAGGAAATCTATGAGCTTGTTGAAAAATTCAAAGTTAATGATAAACCTTTTGCACCGACGATAATGGTGGCAAAAGAAAAAGAGGTCAGTTGGTTGGATCCGCAATTGGTGGTTTCAGTATCTTATAATGATTGGACTCAAGACAGGCGCCTGAGGCATGCGGTCTTTAAGGGTATTAGAACGGATAAAACACGTGATAATATCAACTTTGAGGAAATAAGAGCAACACTTCCGCCTGAGCGTATACAAGAAGAAATGATAATTGATGGGAACCTTGTCCAATTGAGTAACCTAAATAAAATCTATTGGCCCGATGAAGGTTATACCAAAGGTCAAATGTTGACATATTATGATGAATTTGCAGATTATATGTTACCTTTTTTGCACGATAAGCCAATTTCATTAAATCGCTTTCCCAATGGTATTGCAAGCAAAAGTTTCTTTCAAAAAGATGTGCTCCCCAAAAATTTGCCAAGTTGGTTAGAGACCAGTATTATTTTTTCTGAAAGCAGTAATCGTGATGTACATTATTTGATTTGTAATAATCGAGAATCCCTGCTTTATATAGCCAATTTGGGTTCTATTGAAATTAATCCCTGGTTATCGACATATCAAAAGCCAGAAATGCCAACTTTTGCGGTGTTGGATTTAGATCCTAATGGAATGGATTTTCAGGAGGTCATACGTGTAGCGTTGACGGTGAGTGAATTGCTGAGGCAAATTAAGGTCGAAGGGTATGTGAAGACGTCGGGATCTACGGGTTTACATATTTATTTTTACCTTCAGGAATACTACAACTATGAAGTTGCGCGAAATTTTGTGGAGTGGTTAGCTACCTCTGTTCACCAACAACACCCACAAACTACGAGCATGGAAAGGAATGTGAACAAGCGGAAAG